In the genome of Bradyrhizobium arachidis, one region contains:
- a CDS encoding O-acetylhomoserine aminocarboxypropyltransferase/cysteine synthase family protein: MALETRNFETLALHGGSYRTDPATGAVAVPIYQTTSFQFENADHASRLFALEQLGPIYTRIGNPTQEAFETRLAALEGGVAALAVASGQTASAFAIFNIAQAGDNIVSSTDLYGGTWTLLSQTLKQFGIEVRFVDPSDPENFRRATDAKTRAYFGETLPNPKLNVFPIKEVADIGRSLGVPLILDNTASPLIARPFEHGAAVVVYSTTKYIGGHGTAIGGAIVDGGNFDWAAHAERFPLLNKPDEAYHGAIWTEAAKPLGPIAYILRARVKLLRDLGASIAPQNAFQFIQGLETLPLRIRQHNENAVKVANFLAKHPSVSNVIFPGLQSGENKRRADAYLKGGYGALVGFELKGGVEAGRRFIDALKLFYHVANIGDARSLAIHPASTTHQQLTPAEQLAAGVTPGYVRLSVGIEHPDDILADLGQALAQAEAGARKAA, translated from the coding sequence ATGGCCTTGGAAACCCGGAATTTCGAGACGCTCGCGCTGCACGGCGGATCGTACCGCACCGATCCCGCCACCGGCGCAGTCGCGGTTCCGATCTACCAGACCACGTCATTCCAGTTCGAGAACGCCGATCATGCTTCGCGTCTGTTCGCGCTCGAGCAACTCGGCCCGATCTATACCCGCATCGGCAATCCGACCCAGGAGGCGTTCGAGACGCGGCTCGCCGCGCTGGAGGGCGGTGTGGCGGCGCTTGCCGTCGCCTCGGGGCAGACCGCCTCCGCCTTCGCGATCTTCAATATCGCGCAAGCCGGCGACAACATCGTGTCATCGACCGATCTCTACGGCGGGACCTGGACGCTGCTCTCGCAGACCCTGAAGCAGTTCGGCATCGAGGTCCGCTTCGTCGATCCCTCCGACCCTGAAAACTTCCGTCGCGCGACCGATGCGAAGACGCGGGCCTACTTTGGCGAGACGCTCCCGAACCCCAAGCTGAACGTGTTCCCGATCAAGGAGGTCGCGGATATCGGCCGCTCGCTGGGCGTGCCGTTGATTCTCGACAACACGGCCTCGCCCCTGATCGCGCGACCGTTCGAGCACGGTGCCGCAGTGGTGGTCTATTCCACGACAAAATATATCGGCGGCCATGGCACGGCAATCGGCGGCGCCATCGTCGACGGCGGCAACTTCGACTGGGCTGCCCATGCCGAGCGCTTCCCGCTGCTGAACAAGCCCGACGAGGCCTATCACGGCGCGATCTGGACCGAGGCGGCGAAGCCGCTCGGACCGATCGCCTACATCCTGCGAGCCCGCGTCAAGCTGTTGCGGGACCTCGGTGCATCCATTGCGCCGCAGAACGCCTTCCAGTTCATCCAGGGTCTCGAGACCTTGCCGCTGCGCATCCGCCAGCACAACGAGAATGCGGTGAAGGTCGCGAATTTCCTCGCCAAGCATCCTTCGGTGTCGAACGTGATCTTCCCAGGGCTGCAGAGCGGCGAGAACAAGCGCCGGGCCGACGCGTATCTGAAGGGCGGCTACGGCGCCTTGGTCGGCTTCGAGCTCAAAGGCGGTGTCGAGGCCGGCCGGCGGTTCATCGACGCACTCAAGCTGTTCTATCACGTTGCCAATATCGGCGATGCCCGGTCGCTTGCGATTCACCCGGCGTCGACGACGCACCAGCAGCTCACCCCAGCCGAGCAACTCGCCGCCGGCGTTACCCCGGGCTACGTTCGCCTCTCGGTCGGGATCGAGCATCCCGACGACATCCTGGCAGATCTCGGCCAGGCGCTGGCGCAGGCCGAGGCCGGTGCGCGCAAAGCCGCGTGA
- a CDS encoding ABC transporter permease, producing MSDVAAPKLVRAPALRRALEGTPWRRFIILAGFALAWELYARWLDNALLLPTLGATLSALWSAVLSGELPNRALTSLRVLITGYALGVAVAAVLTTLAALSRWGNEALGLLTSMFNPLPAIALLPIALLWFGVGTPSLIFVIVHSVLWPVALACYGGFLAVPPTLRMAGRNLGLSGGRFVAEILVPAAFPQILSGLRIGWAFAWRTLIAAELVFGVSARSGGIGWFIYTSRAQLETASVFAGLLTVIVVGLVVEGLIFRTLTRITVQRWGQVQT from the coding sequence ATGTCTGACGTCGCGGCCCCAAAACTCGTTCGTGCGCCAGCGCTGCGGCGGGCGCTCGAGGGAACGCCCTGGCGGCGCTTCATCATCCTCGCCGGCTTTGCGCTTGCCTGGGAGCTTTATGCACGCTGGCTCGACAACGCACTTCTGCTGCCGACCCTGGGCGCAACGCTATCGGCGCTGTGGTCGGCCGTCCTGTCGGGCGAGCTGCCAAACCGCGCGTTGACCTCGCTGCGGGTTCTCATCACCGGCTATGCGCTGGGCGTTGCCGTCGCCGCGGTGCTGACGACCCTCGCCGCCCTGTCGCGCTGGGGCAATGAGGCTCTTGGCCTGTTGACGTCGATGTTCAATCCGCTTCCCGCCATCGCGCTTCTTCCTATTGCTCTGCTGTGGTTTGGTGTGGGAACGCCGAGTCTCATCTTCGTCATTGTGCACTCCGTTCTGTGGCCGGTGGCCCTCGCCTGCTATGGCGGCTTCCTCGCGGTGCCGCCGACTTTACGAATGGCCGGCCGCAACCTGGGCCTCTCGGGGGGCCGGTTCGTCGCGGAGATCCTGGTGCCGGCGGCATTTCCCCAGATCCTGTCGGGCCTGCGGATCGGTTGGGCCTTCGCCTGGCGTACCCTGATCGCGGCCGAGCTTGTGTTCGGCGTCAGCGCGCGGTCCGGCGGGATCGGCTGGTTCATCTACACCAGCCGTGCGCAGCTGGAGACGGCAAGCGTCTTCGCCGGATTGCTCACCGTGATCGTGGTTGGTCTTGTCGTGGAAGGCCTGATCTTCCGGACGCTGACGCGGATCACGGTGCAGCGCTGGGGACAGGTGCAAACCTAG
- a CDS encoding DUF3088 domain-containing protein: MSGDRLFLLKPGFEDPEQPGRFFVCPHCNAIEGLLASFPGLATQIEVQRLPFTRPRTALVDILGEQHQSLPVLVFDENRPVPEDAGVANGRRFFDSSERILRYLADRYAFPHVHQ, encoded by the coding sequence ATGAGCGGAGATCGCCTCTTTCTGTTGAAGCCGGGATTTGAAGATCCCGAGCAGCCGGGCCGCTTCTTCGTCTGCCCGCACTGCAATGCAATCGAGGGGTTGCTGGCGTCGTTCCCCGGGCTGGCAACGCAGATCGAAGTGCAGCGCCTGCCATTCACGCGGCCGCGAACGGCGCTGGTCGATATCTTGGGCGAGCAGCATCAGTCGCTTCCGGTTCTGGTCTTTGATGAGAACCGGCCGGTGCCTGAGGACGCCGGCGTCGCCAACGGCCGGCGCTTCTTCGATTCCTCGGAGCGAATACTGCGCTATCTGGCCGACCGCTACGCATTCCCGCACGTTCACCAATAG
- a CDS encoding ABC transporter ATP-binding protein, translating to MNVAPRLTGLVGDTTSSTLLKLDHVSISYPTREGILTAVEDVSFTLAAGERLILLGPSGCGKSTLLRAVGGFLKPSAGEMRMNGRRIGAPGPDRMTVFQEFDQLLPWRTVLGNVRYALERGKSLPRRDAEGIARRWLERVGLKNFIDAFPHTLSGGMKQRVAIARAFALEPALLLMDEPFAALDALTRRQMQDELLKLCDETGNTALFVTHGIDEAIRVGTRILALTPHPGRLAATFDVPPETRARGSSGFGELERRIQETVFSAPEVDHV from the coding sequence ATGAACGTCGCTCCGCGACTGACTGGCCTCGTCGGCGACACCACGTCGTCGACGCTGCTCAAGCTCGATCACGTCAGCATCAGCTATCCGACGCGCGAAGGCATCCTCACCGCGGTCGAGGATGTCAGCTTCACGCTCGCGGCCGGCGAACGGCTGATCCTGCTGGGTCCGTCGGGCTGCGGCAAGTCCACACTGCTGCGTGCGGTGGGCGGTTTCCTCAAGCCAAGCGCCGGTGAAATGCGCATGAACGGCCGGCGGATCGGAGCCCCGGGGCCCGACCGCATGACCGTGTTTCAGGAGTTCGACCAATTGCTGCCGTGGCGCACTGTGCTCGGCAATGTCCGCTATGCCCTGGAGCGAGGAAAATCGCTGCCGCGACGAGATGCAGAGGGCATTGCGCGGCGCTGGCTTGAGCGCGTCGGATTGAAGAACTTCATCGACGCCTTCCCCCATACCTTGTCCGGCGGCATGAAACAGCGCGTCGCGATCGCGCGGGCCTTCGCGCTGGAGCCGGCGCTGCTGCTGATGGACGAACCGTTCGCCGCGCTTGACGCGCTGACGCGGCGGCAGATGCAGGACGAACTGCTCAAGCTGTGCGATGAAACCGGAAACACCGCCCTGTTCGTGACCCATGGCATCGACGAGGCGATTCGCGTCGGAACCCGCATCCTGGCGCTGACGCCGCACCCGGGACGGCTGGCCGCCACCTTCGATGTCCCGCCGGAAACGCGCGCCCGCGGCAGCTCGGGTTTCGGCGAGCTGGAGCGGCGCATCCAGGAGACCGTGTTTTCTGCCCCGGAAGTCGACCATGTCTGA
- a CDS encoding 4Fe-4S dicluster domain-containing protein codes for MIEVIDAEQCTACDICVSVCPTNVFDKTDGIPRIARQSDCQTCFLCELYCPEDALFVSPFADAPQAVDVAALKEATMLGSYRRAVGWVEESRHLRAADRSYRLFGH; via the coding sequence ATGATCGAGGTTATCGATGCGGAACAGTGCACGGCCTGCGACATCTGCGTGAGCGTGTGCCCGACCAACGTCTTCGACAAGACCGACGGCATTCCCAGGATCGCACGTCAAAGCGACTGCCAGACCTGCTTCCTGTGCGAGCTCTATTGTCCCGAGGATGCGCTGTTCGTCTCGCCGTTCGCCGACGCGCCGCAAGCGGTCGACGTGGCGGCGTTGAAGGAGGCGACCATGCTGGGCAGCTATCGGCGTGCCGTGGGCTGGGTCGAGGAGAGTCGGCACCTGCGGGCGGCCGATCGGAGTTATCGGCTGTTCGGCCATTGA
- a CDS encoding FAD-dependent oxidoreductase, giving the protein MTNSPGRAEKLSSSAGSVMFDADVLVLGGGPAGTWAAISAAEHGARVVLADKGFCGTSGATAAAGTGVWYVDPAPERREAAMASREKLGGHLQDRRWMARVLDRTYAQSNQLADWGYPYPADDDGRPQRNSLQGPEYMRLMRKRTKQAGVTILDHSPALELLVDGNGVVAGATGLRRQKGDRWAVNAKAVVIATGGCAFLSKTLGSNVLTGDGYLLAAEAGAEFTSMEFSNAYAISPAFGSVTKTLFYSWSSFTDEQGSVIPGASSKGGRSVIARALRKGPVYAQLDQADAETQRHMRVSQPNFFLPFDRTGIDPFTQRFPITLRLEGTVRGTGGLRIIDDSCATTVPGLYAAGDAATRELICGGFTGGGSHNAAWAMSSGHWAGQGAAEFARQMGTTSGRQAFRRGTVGLRSGGGRPLQGSALARSVQDEVFPYELNYFREAGRLGESLRRLDALWSDASAADAPDEKELLRAREAAAMLATARWMYRSALTRQESRGMHRRDDYPEQDDRYLHLVTSGGLDDVWTSARPLASAQYAEAAE; this is encoded by the coding sequence ATGACAAACTCACCTGGTCGCGCCGAGAAGCTGTCGAGTTCGGCAGGATCCGTCATGTTCGACGCGGATGTGCTGGTGCTCGGTGGCGGTCCCGCGGGCACCTGGGCCGCGATCAGCGCCGCGGAACATGGTGCGCGCGTCGTGCTGGCGGATAAGGGATTTTGCGGTACCTCAGGTGCGACTGCGGCCGCCGGCACCGGCGTTTGGTATGTCGATCCCGCTCCGGAGCGCCGCGAGGCCGCGATGGCCAGCCGTGAGAAACTCGGTGGCCACCTCCAGGATCGCCGCTGGATGGCGCGCGTGCTGGACCGGACCTACGCCCAGAGCAACCAGCTCGCCGACTGGGGCTATCCTTATCCCGCCGATGACGATGGCAGGCCGCAGCGGAATTCGCTCCAGGGCCCGGAGTACATGCGGCTGATGCGCAAGCGGACCAAGCAGGCCGGCGTGACCATCCTCGATCATTCGCCGGCGCTCGAACTGCTGGTCGATGGCAACGGCGTGGTTGCGGGAGCTACGGGCTTGCGCCGCCAGAAGGGGGATCGTTGGGCGGTCAACGCCAAGGCCGTGGTGATCGCCACTGGCGGATGCGCCTTTCTCAGCAAGACGCTCGGTTCGAACGTCCTGACCGGCGACGGCTATCTCCTCGCTGCGGAGGCGGGTGCGGAATTCACCAGCATGGAGTTCTCCAACGCCTACGCGATCTCGCCGGCGTTCGGATCGGTGACCAAGACCTTGTTCTACAGCTGGTCGAGCTTCACCGATGAGCAGGGCAGCGTCATTCCCGGAGCGTCGTCGAAAGGTGGACGCTCCGTGATTGCGCGCGCGCTCCGTAAAGGCCCCGTGTACGCGCAGCTTGACCAGGCGGACGCGGAGACCCAGCGGCACATGCGCGTGTCCCAGCCGAACTTCTTTCTTCCGTTCGACCGCACCGGTATCGATCCCTTCACGCAACGTTTTCCGATCACGCTGCGCCTCGAAGGAACCGTTCGCGGGACAGGCGGCCTGCGGATCATCGATGACAGTTGCGCGACCACCGTGCCGGGTCTCTACGCGGCAGGCGATGCAGCGACGCGCGAATTGATCTGCGGTGGCTTCACCGGCGGCGGCAGCCACAATGCCGCCTGGGCGATGTCTTCGGGGCATTGGGCCGGCCAGGGCGCCGCCGAGTTTGCGCGACAAATGGGTACGACGAGCGGGCGTCAGGCCTTCCGACGCGGCACCGTTGGCCTGCGATCTGGCGGCGGTCGTCCGTTGCAGGGCAGCGCCCTCGCGCGGAGCGTTCAGGACGAGGTGTTCCCCTACGAGCTGAATTACTTCCGCGAGGCCGGACGACTGGGCGAGTCGCTCCGTCGGCTGGATGCATTGTGGTCCGATGCGTCGGCTGCCGATGCACCGGACGAGAAGGAACTGTTACGTGCACGCGAAGCGGCCGCCATGCTCGCGACCGCGCGCTGGATGTATCGCAGCGCGCTGACGCGTCAGGAAAGCCGGGGAATGCATCGCCGCGACGATTACCCCGAGCAGGACGACCGTTACCTCCATCTGGTGACGAGCGGCGGGCTCGATGATGTCTGGACGTCCGCACGTCCGCTGGCGTCTGCGCAATATGCGGAGGCCGCGGAATGA
- a CDS encoding ABC transporter substrate-binding protein: MNRSRLLQAALALIITLGGANSVRAETGQLRIAQQFGIAYLPLIVASEKGLIEEEAKALGIAPPKVEWLRLSGAAAMNEALISGGLDFATAGITPMILTWDKTRTTAKIIGVAALGSMANILTTNNPNIKTLADFTEKDRIALPSVKVGFQPIVLQMAADKAFGKYDKLDELTVSMPHPDATAQILSGHSEITAHFTSPPFSQQQLASGKVHQVLNSYDVLGGPHTFNVVYSTTKFVNDNPKTILAFVRGLDRANEWIKANPKEAAALYIKAEGSKLAPDFVESIIRDKDVNFTTAPEGAQKFADFEAKVGLIKQAPASWRDLFWSGLGEKPGS; this comes from the coding sequence ATGAATAGGTCGAGGCTTTTGCAGGCGGCGCTCGCGCTGATCATTACGCTGGGTGGCGCGAATAGTGTGCGCGCTGAAACGGGCCAGCTTCGCATCGCCCAGCAATTCGGCATCGCTTACCTTCCGCTGATCGTCGCCAGCGAAAAGGGGCTGATCGAGGAAGAAGCCAAGGCCCTCGGCATTGCGCCGCCAAAGGTCGAATGGCTCCGGCTGTCCGGCGCGGCGGCCATGAACGAGGCGCTGATTTCAGGCGGCCTCGATTTCGCAACGGCCGGCATCACGCCCATGATCCTGACCTGGGACAAGACGCGGACCACGGCCAAGATCATTGGCGTCGCTGCGCTCGGCTCGATGGCGAACATCCTGACCACCAACAATCCCAATATCAAGACGCTGGCCGACTTCACCGAGAAGGACCGGATCGCGCTTCCCTCGGTCAAGGTCGGCTTTCAGCCGATCGTCCTCCAGATGGCGGCGGACAAGGCGTTCGGCAAATACGACAAGCTTGACGAGCTCACCGTCAGCATGCCGCATCCCGACGCGACGGCCCAGATCCTCTCCGGGCATTCGGAAATCACGGCACATTTCACCTCGCCGCCGTTCTCGCAGCAACAACTAGCGAGCGGCAAGGTGCATCAGGTCCTCAACAGCTACGATGTGCTCGGCGGGCCCCACACTTTCAACGTGGTCTATTCCACCACGAAGTTCGTCAACGACAACCCCAAGACGATTTTGGCGTTCGTCCGCGGCCTTGATCGCGCCAATGAATGGATCAAGGCCAATCCGAAGGAAGCTGCCGCGCTGTACATCAAGGCGGAGGGATCGAAGCTTGCCCCCGACTTCGTCGAGAGCATCATTCGCGACAAGGACGTCAACTTCACGACGGCTCCCGAGGGCGCCCAGAAGTTCGCGGATTTCGAGGCCAAGGTCGGCCTGATCAAGCAGGCGCCGGCGTCATGGCGGGACCTGTTCTGGTCCGGCCTCGGAGAGAAGCCGGGAAGCTGA
- a CDS encoding FAD-dependent oxidoreductase, producing MMSSALEELSIATDVLIVGGGMAGAWAATSAAEAGAKVVLVDKGYCGTSGVTAAAGPGHWWVPPDPPSARDTAVANRIASGLGLGEADWMYRILDQTWRSLPTLARYYKFGADDDGRVNYRAVRGPEYMRALRQQVLSHGVTILDHSPVLELLARSDGSIGGARGQRRQDGGRAYRIEAGAVILAAGGTSFLSHLLGSRTNTGDGYLMAAEAGAEMSGMEFTAAYTIAPAHSTMTRSMAYAFATYYDADGHELDLPFGPDQTIRLARALQRGPVYCSLHRLPDDIKARLHTISPNVPLVFDRWGVDPYRDRFEVTLHNDGTIRGIGGVRVHDVDGRTSVPGLFVAGDNASREKVAGAISGGGNVNSAWALSSGVLAGRAAAGLARGTTSAGRLRPLGRAGREPRRGARAVDLAALRNGVRAEMHPFDKNLLRTGQGLAASAHVLKGLWTELVDHADAGTIASRETAALLATARWSVATAATRKESRGLHRREDFPSRDSGLAVRLLSGGLDQVWVAVDGAPADAKTGQLEAAS from the coding sequence ATGATGTCTTCCGCGCTCGAAGAATTGTCGATAGCGACCGACGTGCTGATCGTCGGTGGCGGGATGGCGGGCGCATGGGCCGCGACGTCTGCCGCCGAGGCGGGGGCGAAAGTCGTTCTGGTCGACAAGGGCTATTGCGGCACCAGCGGCGTGACGGCCGCGGCAGGACCGGGCCATTGGTGGGTCCCGCCGGATCCTCCGTCGGCCCGCGATACGGCTGTCGCCAATCGTATCGCGAGCGGCCTCGGTCTCGGCGAAGCGGACTGGATGTATCGCATTCTCGATCAGACCTGGCGCTCGCTGCCAACACTGGCGCGCTATTACAAGTTCGGCGCGGATGACGATGGGCGTGTAAACTATCGCGCGGTGCGCGGGCCCGAATATATGCGCGCGCTGCGGCAACAGGTGCTGAGCCACGGTGTCACCATCCTCGATCATTCGCCCGTCCTCGAACTTCTGGCGCGGTCCGACGGCTCGATCGGCGGTGCCCGCGGCCAGCGCCGACAGGACGGCGGGAGAGCCTATCGGATCGAGGCAGGGGCGGTGATCCTTGCGGCCGGCGGGACCAGCTTCCTGTCCCATCTTCTGGGCTCGCGAACCAACACCGGGGACGGCTATCTCATGGCGGCCGAAGCGGGCGCGGAGATGTCCGGCATGGAGTTCACTGCGGCCTACACCATTGCGCCCGCGCATTCGACGATGACGCGAAGCATGGCTTATGCGTTCGCAACCTATTACGACGCCGACGGGCACGAGCTCGATCTTCCGTTCGGCCCCGACCAGACCATTCGCCTGGCGCGCGCGCTCCAGCGCGGTCCGGTCTACTGCTCGCTGCATCGTCTACCCGACGACATCAAGGCGCGGCTGCACACGATATCGCCGAACGTCCCGTTGGTGTTCGACCGCTGGGGGGTCGATCCCTATCGCGACCGCTTCGAGGTGACATTGCACAATGACGGCACCATTCGCGGCATCGGCGGGGTGCGGGTGCACGATGTGGATGGCAGGACATCGGTTCCGGGATTGTTCGTAGCCGGCGACAACGCATCGCGCGAGAAGGTTGCAGGCGCCATCTCCGGTGGCGGCAATGTCAACTCGGCCTGGGCGCTTTCGTCCGGTGTGCTCGCCGGGCGTGCTGCGGCAGGCCTGGCGCGCGGCACGACGAGTGCGGGCCGATTGCGGCCACTTGGCCGCGCCGGGCGGGAGCCTCGCAGGGGCGCCAGGGCCGTCGATCTTGCCGCGCTTCGTAACGGCGTGCGCGCCGAAATGCACCCGTTCGACAAAAATCTATTGCGCACCGGGCAAGGACTTGCAGCATCTGCACACGTGCTCAAGGGCTTGTGGACCGAGTTGGTCGATCACGCAGACGCAGGCACAATCGCCTCGCGCGAGACGGCGGCTCTATTGGCAACAGCGCGCTGGTCCGTCGCCACGGCGGCAACACGTAAGGAGAGCAGGGGCCTTCATCGCCGCGAGGATTTCCCTTCACGGGATTCCGGGCTTGCAGTCCGTCTGCTTAGTGGCGGCCTGGACCAGGTCTGGGTCGCTGTCGACGGTGCTCCTGCGGATGCCAAGACCGGTCAACTCGAGGCGGCTTCATGA
- a CDS encoding 4Fe-4S dicluster domain-containing protein yields MIELIVADRCTDCGTCIEVCPANVLDAGQGGLPILARVEDCQTCFMCELYCQADAIYVAPDCDRRVAVDEAEVVTSGHLGQYRKHSGWDEWSDRFPNEQWLMETVFRRAGEAAAKATSADVIRTK; encoded by the coding sequence ATGATCGAGCTTATCGTCGCGGACCGCTGTACGGATTGCGGGACATGCATCGAGGTTTGTCCAGCTAATGTGCTCGACGCCGGGCAAGGCGGCCTGCCGATCCTTGCGCGTGTCGAGGATTGCCAGACGTGCTTCATGTGCGAGCTCTATTGTCAGGCCGACGCCATCTACGTTGCACCCGATTGCGACCGCCGTGTCGCCGTCGACGAGGCGGAGGTAGTGACCTCCGGTCACCTCGGTCAATACCGCAAACACTCCGGCTGGGACGAATGGTCCGATCGTTTCCCAAACGAGCAATGGCTGATGGAGACCGTTTTCCGTCGCGCCGGCGAGGCCGCGGCGAAGGCGACGTCGGCTGACGTTATCCGCACGAAGTGA
- a CDS encoding MetQ/NlpA family ABC transporter substrate-binding protein produces MRRRLLLVMAAFVLFAAPASADQKIKVGISGGDAEIVWAKVKEIAAKDGLDVQVVVFNDYLLPNAALDVGDLDANAFQHKPFLDNQIKTRGYKIVAVGETIVAPIGLYSRKAKSVAEIKEGASIGIPNDPSNGGRALRLLQAEKLIELKDGVGILPTALDVTGNPKKLKIREIDAAQLPRSLDDVDAAVINTNYAVPAGLIPGKDSIAIESSVNNPYNNFIAVREKDKDATWVARLVRAYQNDTIRQTIKDKLPGQIPAF; encoded by the coding sequence ATGAGACGTCGCTTGTTGCTCGTGATGGCCGCCTTTGTACTGTTCGCCGCGCCGGCCTCCGCGGATCAGAAGATCAAGGTCGGGATATCGGGCGGGGATGCCGAAATCGTCTGGGCCAAGGTCAAGGAGATCGCCGCCAAGGACGGCCTCGATGTGCAGGTTGTCGTCTTCAACGATTATCTGTTGCCCAATGCCGCGCTTGACGTCGGCGATCTCGATGCGAATGCCTTCCAGCACAAGCCGTTCCTGGACAATCAGATCAAGACGCGGGGATACAAGATCGTCGCCGTCGGCGAGACGATCGTCGCTCCGATCGGGCTCTATTCCAGAAAGGCGAAGTCGGTTGCCGAGATCAAGGAGGGCGCGTCAATCGGTATCCCGAACGATCCGTCGAACGGTGGCCGTGCGCTGCGGCTGCTTCAGGCGGAAAAGCTGATCGAGCTGAAGGATGGCGTAGGAATTCTGCCGACCGCGCTCGATGTGACCGGAAATCCCAAAAAGCTCAAGATCCGCGAAATCGACGCCGCCCAGCTGCCACGTAGTTTGGACGACGTCGATGCCGCCGTCATCAACACCAATTACGCCGTCCCGGCCGGCCTCATTCCGGGCAAGGATTCCATCGCGATCGAATCCTCGGTCAATAATCCCTACAACAACTTCATCGCCGTTCGCGAGAAGGACAAGGATGCCACTTGGGTCGCCAGGCTGGTGCGCGCCTATCAGAACGACACGATCCGCCAGACCATCAAGGACAAATTGCCGGGTCAGATACCCGCGTTCTGA
- a CDS encoding MetQ/NlpA family ABC transporter substrate-binding protein, which produces MKILRRTAQAAGLWLAFTAAAFAGEPLKIATSAGPVGQLASFAAKLAKDKGQDVKIVELSDWVALNEVVNSGEVDANLFQHATYLALQNKQRGFNLVQADKVGVIAPVGLFSKKIKTLDEIKSGDSVAIPNEPLNGARGLILLERAGLIKLTPGKGFSVSKFDITDNPKNLKIVELDPAQTYRSLDDVTLALVNITYLIPAGGDPKSALIIDRTVDDGLVLRFTARPDKKDDPRLKAFIQVFNSPEVKQFIEEKIPAFIPAGFSS; this is translated from the coding sequence GTGAAAATCCTTCGTCGTACCGCCCAGGCCGCGGGTCTCTGGCTCGCGTTCACCGCGGCCGCCTTCGCCGGCGAGCCCCTGAAGATCGCGACCAGCGCCGGCCCGGTTGGCCAACTGGCCTCGTTTGCCGCCAAACTCGCCAAGGACAAGGGGCAGGACGTCAAGATCGTCGAGCTCTCGGACTGGGTCGCATTGAATGAGGTCGTGAACAGCGGCGAGGTCGATGCCAATCTGTTCCAGCATGCGACTTATCTCGCGCTTCAGAACAAGCAGCGTGGATTCAATCTGGTGCAGGCCGACAAGGTCGGCGTGATCGCGCCCGTCGGGCTGTTCTCGAAGAAGATCAAGACGCTCGACGAGATCAAGTCCGGCGACAGCGTCGCCATTCCGAACGAGCCGCTCAACGGCGCCCGCGGATTGATCCTGCTGGAGCGGGCAGGCTTGATCAAGCTGACGCCAGGCAAGGGCTTTTCGGTCAGCAAGTTCGACATCACCGACAACCCCAAGAATCTGAAGATCGTCGAGCTTGATCCGGCGCAGACCTACCGATCGCTGGACGACGTGACGCTGGCGCTCGTCAACATCACCTACCTCATTCCGGCCGGTGGCGATCCCAAGTCGGCGCTCATCATCGACCGCACCGTTGATGATGGGCTCGTGCTGCGCTTCACGGCACGGCCCGACAAGAAGGACGATCCGCGCCTGAAGGCATTTATCCAGGTGTTCAACTCGCCAGAAGTGAAGCAGTTCATCGAAGAGAAGATCCCGGCGTTCATTCCGGCGGGGTTCAGCAGCTAG